The Pongo abelii isolate AG06213 chromosome 20, NHGRI_mPonAbe1-v2.0_pri, whole genome shotgun sequence genome window below encodes:
- the TMEM160 gene encoding transmembrane protein 160 codes for MGGGWWWARAARLARLRFRRSLLPPQRPRSGGARGSFAPGHGPRAGASPPPVSELDRADAWLLRKAHETAFLSWFRNGLLASGIGVISFMQSDMGREAAYGFFLLGGLCVVWGSASYAVGLAALRGPMQLTLGGAAVGVGAVLAASLLWACAVGLYMGQLELDVELVPEDDGTASAEGPDEAGRPPPE; via the exons ATGGGAGGCGGCTGGTGGTGGGCTCGGGCCGCTCGCCTGGCCCGTCTCCGCTTCCGGAGGTCGCTACTGCCGCCTCAGCGGCCCCGGAGCGGGGGCGCCCGGGGGTCCTTCGCCCCCGGCCACGGTCCCCGCGCCGGGGCTTCGCCGCCCCCAGTGTCCGAGCTGGATCGTGCGGACGCCTGGCTCCTCCGAAAGGCGCACGAGACAG ccttCCTCTCCTGGTTCCGCAATGGCCTCCTGGCATCGGGCATCGGGGTCATCTCCTTTATGCAGAGTGACATGGGTCGGGAAGCAGCATATG GCTTCTTCCTGCTGGGCGGCCTGTGCGTGGTGTGGGGCAGCGCCTCGTACGCTGTGGGCCTGGCGGCGCTGCGAGGGCCCATGCAGCTGACGCTGGGGGGCGCGGCCGTGGGCGTGGGCGCAGTGCTGGCCGCCAGCCTGCTCTGGGCGTGCGCCGTGGGCCTCTACATGGGGCAGCTGGAGCTGGACGTGGAGCTGGTGCCCGAGGACGACGGGACGGCCTCCGCGGAAGGCCCTGATGAGGCGGGTCGGCCACCACCCGAGTGA